CAGGTATCTGGAAGGGCAGCATAAGACGAGCTGTGAAGTTGGAGGCCTTTGTGGCTGTAGCTGCCTGTGCCGTAAACTTTTGAGTGCAAGGATGAGCCCTCAGGGAAAGAGCTTTCTGAATTTGTGACACTGTTAGACTCAAGCAGGCCTCTTGTGGCTCCACATTGTCCAGTAGGAGCCCTGGGAAGTCTGCTGCTCTGTAGTTGACAGTCCCCAGTTAGGCTTCCTGTCCTTAGCTCCGAACCATGCTGCTGAGGATTTAAAATAACCCCTGAAGCTGCGGTACGCGCCAACGACCAAATGCGTGGCTTTTCTGATGATTCAAAATGAGACAGGGACACCGCTCCTGCTAATGGGACGCTTGCAGGACCCGCCTTGGACACAATTGGATCTATGAAATCCGATGGGAGATGCGGGAGGGCGGTGACACCTTTGATGCTGCAGGGGAAAGTGTGGAAGCTGTTTGTTAAGCTCAAGTGAAGGTCGGAGCTGCAGTCTCTTTTCAGGGGAGCTCCAGATGCAACCATGGATCTCTGGAGGTCCTGCTCATCTGCTGCCACCTTTTCACAGTCGCTGTCCAGCTTGTCACAGTCGTCCTCATCCATGTCCTCCAGGTCACTCAGGTGCAACTCTTTCTCTTCCTTGCAATCACTGGAATCTAGATGAGAGAAATAAACGTGTGCTTTATATAACTTCATGAAATACTGGGAAACTCTCCGTAGACTGTGTTGTAATATTTACCTTTGGTGACACAGTCCTGGTCACTCTTATTAAAGTCCTCCTTTCTGTCATCGTTAGCCTTATTCTTTGGTGACCAGGTCATCTTGTTCTCCTTCTTTAGCCGTCTCCTGGCATTGGCGAACCACGTGGACACCTGGGTGAGGGTCATCTTGGTGATGATGGCCAGCATGATCTTCTCTCCCTTAGTCGGGTAGGGGTTCTTGCGGTGCTCATACAGCCATGTTTTTAGCGTGCTGGTGGTTTCACGCGTGGCATTCTTTCTGCGAGCTGTGCCATTAAAGTCCACCGTCCCATATCTGCAAAGTGAAACAGGCACAAACAGACCCTGTCAATCTCTTTACTGCATCCtttaataattagattttcatCTCCAGGAGCATCAGTATGTGGTGTAACGCTGATTTCTGTATCAAAGAAAAGGGTGAAGGTGGAAAATATAGCTTTTGATGTTTAGGACTTGCTGTATGAACATggataaacaaatgtaaaactcaCCTGTCATATTGATACTGTCCCAGTGAGTGATCGTAAGGATAGTAAGCAGCAGTTTGAGTAATGCCAGAGTGTAAAGTGCCTGTGCTGTCCTTAATGTCATACTGTGGATTCTGTTAAAAAAGGAAGAGTTTGTAGTAAGTTTGACTGCTTTTGAGAAAttgttttaagcttttaaaaaagataatttgaaagattttttgtttttctaaaccaACTTGTTTTTAGCTCATATAAAAACAAGCATGTACACCATTTAACGCAAATGGGAATTAGAGCTACATCTCATGGGTTTCATGAATAGTTTACTGGTGTGACTGCAATTTTTACTGTAAAGCTCTCTTGCAGACATTAATAGTAGTTTCACCAAAACTGTTAAAGAAACAaggaatttaaagtttaagcaagacttttgctttcttttcttttttcaagtacatttttctgtcaaattatgaacaaatttcaattttataaaaaaagatctacaaacaaacagtaacttttttttctatctttgaagcaaagcagaaaaagtaCGTTTTGAGTCTTGAGTGATTTGTATTTCTGAAATTCTTCACCTCATTTTATTGATGCTATTTTCACACTGATAATTCTAAGGAGATACTAATATTGCTGCTGGATTAAACTGCCTTTCAAGACCTAATTGTTTGCAGTGTGAGATAAATTGATAAACCTTCTGATCGATCAGCCTGAGCTCCCTCATCCCTCCCCCCCTCAACCCGCTTTTGCGCGCCTGTGAAGCCCACCAGAGTGGAGTAGATAGCGGATGGGTCGGTGCTGTAGGGGAAGTAGTTGGCGTAGTTCTGGCTGGCTGCGGCCGCAGCGGCGTAAGGAGAGCCGTACATCCCCAGCGCTGCGTTCAGCTCCGTCCGGCTGCTCGCCAAGAGCCGGTTCTCGTAGGAGGGGCAGCAGAAGGAGGCGGCGGCTGCGGCTGCGGCGGTCTGAGAGCTGCCTGTCCCGTCAGATACCGACCTGGAAATCGAATCGCAGCAAGTCGTACTGGGGTTTGCCGACACGAAAAACTGCATGAAGAGAGTCGTGGATAAATAATGGTCATTAATGGATTCGGCTCTGAAGTGGATATCTGTGACAACTCTGAACTGATTGTGGACTTTGCGCTGCAAAAAATGCACTTGTGCTGAGATGACgaagcgaaaaaaaaaaagctaaatgcttgcctaaaaaaaaaaaaggtttaattgtCATGTGCAACCTGCCTTAGTTCAAGGTAAGTCAGCATTCAGAAGATTTCGGAAAAGAGAAACTAGTATATTTACTCAAAAATAATGCACTCTTATTTATGAAATGGCTAATATTAAATAACATATTGTATAGTAAGCCAATGTCaatgttaattgtttttaaatgatgttgaaacaataaaaagttcTGCGCGTAAAAGGTGacctgtttaattttttttaacaactttaaaacCACGAATGTGATCCGGATAAATATAAAGTACATAATGTAGTTAAGCAGTAGTAATCCTGCAATTTAATTTCACGAGTTTATCATTCCTTCtgataaaagctaaaaatataacaaaaatccACCTAAAAGTTGCTCCATAACTTTTTCTGGAGAGCAACGACTGTCCCCTGATCAACTAGTTTGTCATTCAGAGCAGGAACAGCTtgtggaaattttaaaatgacttttatttgtaggaaaaaaattgtttttttccgAAACAAGCTTAACACCCACACCGCGCATCAATGTGTTCAATCGGTGACATTCATCTGTATTGTCATTTGAAAAGCACGTGAGTTCATTCATAATTCAGCGTAATTGGACATGGGTGTGTGTATATTGATATTTGGTTTAACAACAAAACCACATGGCTGAAAATAGCTGTCAGTAATGTCTGAGCAGTGGCAGAATGCTAAATGATTCGCATTAAAATTAGATCTCAGTTACGGGTAatcagagaaaatatgtaaaactccTGAATTcctatttatttaaacttaagAGAAATGAAAGGAGATATGACTTACTTGTGAAGTTGCATTGTAAGGATATCCAAACTGCGAGAAAGACATTGCTGCTTCCTTTGTTACCATCAGGAATATTCTTCACCCTTGATCGATTGCAACCAATTCTACTTCAAATCCATCGTCTTGCACACACTTTCCACGCACGGCCTTTCGCTCAATAATAGATGACTTCAGTCAAAAGGAGGGAGAGTTTGGAgtggcagcagctgcagattgTTTTATATGAATGAATAATCCCCTACAGGATCcgataagaaatgaaattaagcgtcattaagtggaaaaaaaaatgttgttgtgttGGCTGAAGGAGGCTTAAAGGATAAGTAAGTCTTCCAAGTTATGGACTCTGCTTGTGCTATTATTTGTGGCTCTATAGTTCTTTAGCATTCACCCATGCAAGGGTATCAGCGTGACGTCACTGTAATCCCGGAACGGCAGGGGTACCAAGGATAGAATAATGTCTATGCCAATCACATCCAGCCCAGGGTTTTCTTAAGGTGCACTGTACACTTTCTTGtcctgatttcttttcttttgcccATTTTTTCCCCACCGTGACATACTTTTTGGAATAAGTCCACCACTTTTATTGAATCACTGAACGCCAAACCTTATCcaaagttaaataaagaaacatttaataaaatttgtttggcaccaaaacatattttcacactCCAGATGTTTAGAACcgttgttttatttgtagtcAATTACTTGTAAATTAAGCTAATATATAATGTTAAgctttgttattattttttaattccacCCTCTGCTCGCTCCTGGCACTTTGGCCAGAGGTCCATCACGGAGTTAATGACAATGATGTTTCTATCTTTCTCTATTAGAGAGAGCGGGCAGTCCCAGCTTGAGCCGTTAGAAGCGTTTTTGGCAGGTCAATAGACCGGTGATTGATGCGCGCCTGGAGACCTACGTGACCATTACGCGTAATGCGTAATTGTATCAATTAACAAATGGATACATGCCCTTGTTTAACCAACGAGTAACAGAGTGAAAATATGCCTTAGAGGTGAAATTCGAAGAGCTGcgcatgaaagaaaaaaaaaagaagaagacattGGAAGCCGAGCTCCCCAATGTAATTAAATATCCGTGCATGGGGGTGACGagaattgcattttaattgaatGATCCTCACAAGAAAGATGGGTAAGGAATGATGCTGCCTCACGGTAAATGAAACTAGAGATAATTTTAAGCCTTATTAGATAAGCAGCTCAACCATCCTGTGCTCTCACTCTCTCCTGTAAACACCAACAAGCTGCATCCTCTCTTgagctgagcagcagaaacaagGAGGACTGATCACTTCCCCTGTAGGATATTTATTTGCACTCAAAATGACAGTTGGTCCGTTTCACTGAGTCACATGACCTGTCTGCTTCAGACCGTCTCCAATGGATAAGTTCTCTGTTTTCACTACTGATGCGCTGCGCCCGAATTTCCCAGTGTCCTGATTTCTCCTCCTGATAAATTGTTCTCAGCCCCCAGGAGACCTATCTGCGATTGCGCCTTTTCTCTCCAAGGGGCGCTAAAGAGCCGCGTGTGCCAGATGGAGATCTCCCTTCAGAGATTCTGCACGGAGATAAAGTGGACAGTGtggccattttaaaaaaacacaactttaagCACAGCACACAGTTGTTGCAGTCGAGCTTTTCAGTCAGGCAAGTGAAAGTAAGCAGAAGACTTGTTGAACAGAATTTATTTCATGACTATTTCTAATGTTTTCAAACGTCAATAAACAGCTTCTaaacttataaaataaaaatataaaagtgtcAACAGCTTTCCtataatattttctgtaagtctTAGGCTTGAAATCTTCTTCAGTCTTTTTCTAAAACGATATTTCTACTTTGACATTAATACACATATTGGCTGACTTGAAATCTTCTTCAGTCTTTTTCTAAAACGATATTTCTACTTTGACATTAATACACATATTGGCTGACTTATAACCTCATTTGGATGTGTATAgaattgttttcttaaattttgtgttatggggcattataaaataataaaaccagcTTTATGTTGCAAACTTATATGTGCAATCAATACTTTACATAGTCCTTCAGCCATCTTCTATTCTGTTGAAATATATCACAATTACGCAAGTGGGCAATTTCACTGGGGCAAAGCATATATACTCTAGCTATGATCCTTGGCGTAAAAGATCTCACAAAACCAAGCCCCGGCATAGGActtaataaatgaaagaaaaaagtatttttaaacagttttcacCAAAATAAGAGATCAAAGAAGAGCAAAGTTCTCTTTGAAAACCATATTAACTGGTGATGCTATATTAAGTGCTTAATTCTTATTGGATGctcataaaaatctgaaatcgAAGATATGTATGACACTCTTTAAAACTCCCCAAAAGCCATTAGAGAAAACTACAGCACTTAACAGGAGAATCCACATATTGAGCTAAAACGATTATTGCAGGCAAATGTGCACATAAAGGAGGTTGAAACAAGTTAAATGTAATTGCACGCCAGCGTTCAGTGCATTTCTACAAGGGCACGCATGATGTCCCAAGTGCATATGGACACACTCATGCATAATGCATGTGCAGTAGTCAGTGCAGATCTCCCTGAATAAGGCAGAAATGAACACTAATTGTAATAGTACACTGACCACATTGTCCTTCCCTCTAACATGTTTGACAAGCCAACATTGAGCCATTTCTTTACAAAGCTGCTTGAGTTGTTACAGTGTTacaatgttaaacattttgcatttgggTGTCTGATACAATGGATAAATGTTATTCCATGTGTTGGTACTTCAGTTGAAGTATTCATTTTCAAGAAACTTGTAGGGAGCTCTTGTAGACTGCAATGGCAATTTTTGGCCAGAAAAATAACAGAGCACTTAACCCCAGTGCCTTGCTGTAATAATcataaactgaacattttcatattttgtcatgttgcggaccacaaacatttatgtatttaatctgaattttatgaaaaagaccaaaaataagCAAGTAACTATGAAGAGGAAGGACAGtaacattcatttttatcttacaaatgaaaatatggaaaaagtgtggtgtgaTGCATGCCTATTCTGCTCAAGTCATTTGGAAGAATCTTTTGACAGGACAACTACTAGTTGTGCACTCTACAGATCTGAGCTTTGAGAAAAGAAAGCTACTGTTAAATTTCAAAAGTCCCTTTTGCCGTTTGGTATAGATCACCTAGTGGAAAAAAGCAAACGTGTAAGAAaatgctctggtcagatgagacaaatatcaaaccaaatatgtaaaacattatGTGTGGTGGAAATCTAACCCTGTACATCGTCCTCAGCATGCCATCCCCTTAATGACACATGGTGGCATCGTCATGCTGTTGGGATGCTGATCTTCAGCGGGGAAAAGAAAA
This genomic stretch from Xiphophorus hellerii strain 12219 chromosome 4, Xiphophorus_hellerii-4.1, whole genome shotgun sequence harbors:
- the irx6a gene encoding Iroquois homeobox protein 6a isoform X1; protein product: MVTKEAAMSFSQFGYPYNATSQFFVSANPSTTCCDSISRSVSDGTGSSQTAAAAAAASFCCPSYENRLLASSRTELNAALGMYGSPYAAAAAASQNYANYFPYSTDPSAIYSTLNPQYDIKDSTGTLHSGITQTAAYYPYDHSLGQYQYDRYGTVDFNGTARRKNATRETTSTLKTWLYEHRKNPYPTKGEKIMLAIITKMTLTQVSTWFANARRRLKKENKMTWSPKNKANDDRKEDFNKSDQDCVTKDSSDCKEEKELHLSDLEDMDEDDCDKLDSDCEKVAADEQDLQRSMVASGAPLKRDCSSDLHLSLTNSFHTFPCSIKGVTALPHLPSDFIDPIVSKAGPASVPLAGAVSLSHFESSEKPRIWSLARTAASGVILNPQQHGSELRTGSLTGDCQLQSSRLPRAPTGQCGATRGLLESNSVTNSESSFPEGSSLHSKVYGTGSYSHKGLQLHSSSYAALPDTCQYTAIEGFSSGKVENQSSDLSEACGTVQNDKVTAFRPVMKR
- the irx6a gene encoding Iroquois homeobox protein 6a isoform X3, with the protein product MQLHKSVSDGTGSSQTAAAAAAASFCCPSYENRLLASSRTELNAALGMYGSPYAAAAAASQNYANYFPYSTDPSAIYSTLNPQYDIKDSTGTLHSGITQTAAYYPYDHSLGQYQYDRYGTVDFNGTARRKNATRETTSTLKTWLYEHRKNPYPTKGEKIMLAIITKMTLTQVSTWFANARRRLKKENKMTWSPKNKANDDRKEDFNKSDQDCVTKDSSDCKEEKELHLSDLEDMDEDDCDKLDSDCEKVAADEQDLQRSMVASGAPLKRDCSSDLHLSLTNSFHTFPCSIKGVTALPHLPSDFIDPIVSKAGPASVPLAGAVSLSHFESSEKPRIWSLARTAASGVILNPQQHGSELRTGSLTGDCQLQSSRLPRAPTGQCGATRGLLESNSVTNSESSFPEGSSLHSKVYGTGSYSHKGLQLHSSSYAALPDTCQYTAIEGFSSGKVENQSSDLSEACGTVQNDKVTAFRPVMKR
- the irx6a gene encoding Iroquois homeobox protein 6a isoform X2; this encodes MVTKEAAMSFSQFGYPYNATSQFFVSANPSTTCCDSISRSVSDGTGSSQTAAAAAAASFCCPSYENRLLASSRTELNAALGMYGSPYAAAAAASQNYANYFPYSTDPSAIYSTLNPQYDIKDSTGTLHSGITQTAAYYPYDHSLGQYQYDRYGTVDFNGTARRKNATRETTSTLKTWLYEHRKNPYPTKGEKIMLAIITKMTLTQVSTWFANARRRLKKENKMTWSPKNKANDDRKEDFNKSDQDCVTKDSSDCKEEKELHLSDLEDMDEDDCDKLDSDCEKVAADEQDLQRSMVASGAPLKRDCSSDLHLSLTNSFHTFPCSIKGVTALPHLPSDFIDPIVSKAGPASVPLAGAVSLSHFESSEKPRIWSLARTAASGVILNPQQHGSELRTGSLTGDCQLQSSRLPRAPTGQCGATRGLLESNSVTNSESSFPEGSSLHSKVYGTGSYSHKGLQLHSSSYAALPDTCQYTAIEENNTFPT